Sequence from the Syngnathus acus chromosome 13, fSynAcu1.2, whole genome shotgun sequence genome:
AACTTGATGTTCAAGCTTTTTTATTCATGTCTTCTAGTATATGCATACCTGAAATACAgccgtttgttttttaatatgttccAAGGCTGTTGACCAGTCCAGGCTGTATGATGCCTTTTAGGCCAACATCAGCTGGGATAAGCTCCAGCTCAACGGTGACCCGAAGTATGATAAGTGGTAaaaaacagatggatggacggacggacgagtGGACTATCCGCACTTTAGGATTGTGTTTATTGTGTCATTATCAGGGGTCCCGAGTGCCGTCACAGTGGTCATTGTGATGTGTATCGCCgtcctggtggtggtggtggtgttagGCATCTACCGCATCCATCTAACCCACCAGCAAGAAATCAAGCTGTCTGAGACGACCAAAGAGGAAAACGGAACCTGGGACGACTCAGCCCTGTCCATCACCGTCAACCCGATGGAGGTACAGtaaatggagaaaaatggCGGTCGATAACGCCTGGAGAAATTACACGGAATAGGACTGCCATTGTAATGAAGTAAAAATGTGCAcctttttaaatcacaatttaaaaGAGAAGCGATAATTTACAACTCCTTGGTTGTCATTTAGTACCTGCTTCTCTCAGAATCTGCAGGATCCCCAGGCCGCGGAGCAAGAGGTGagtgaggaagaggatgaagacgaagaagaggaggatgatATCACTAGTGCAGAGTCGGATGACAGCGAGGAAGAAGTCGACGTCCAACTACCCAGGATGCAGGGAACGAAGCGTCTGAACTGGGACAAAACAATATCTAATTAAATTCTCAatcacaaacattcacacgATCAATATGGCTGTAAGAAAACATCAAATGATGATGGCTGACACACACTAAAACAATCAGGTAGACGTACAAACTTTGTGGTATTGAAAAATGATGTAATATCGCCCCCCACTGGATTTAATTACACCCGGCCTAACACCTAGCACATAATGTAaactagaaaaataaaaacaaattaaaattttacaaaaaattgaaatacaaCTAAATTTACTGTTAATAGGTACAGTAAATGTCATTTCACTACAAAAGTCACACAATTTAGCAAAGCTTAATGAAACAAATTCTGCAAAGATTTCTGATACAAAATAATGCAAGTGGCTaaaatttatattattatttggatttttgtaCAATGTGTGATGTAGCCATCTTTATCTCAGCCCTTGCGGCAAAGTCAGGTGATTTTACTGAAATAGCATATTTTCAATGGAACTCTAAaagtaacacacacaaaaagatagAAAGGTACAGTGCAGTGTCCAGATGTCATGTTAAACTCAACAAGGGATTcgaattttgtgttttggggttACACGGCGAATCCCCATGGTACATTTTTATACACAATCTTGTAAATAGAGAGTACAGTACCGTAAGTGATTTCCCATCTAAGCCTCTCCATCCTTACCCCAAGCATACAGACTGCACCCAGAGACCTTTCTCTCCACTTGTACACAACAAATATCATCTTGCTTCATTTTCATAGGCAGATGTTAGAATCTTTACTCTGCAGAAATAGTCAGTGGCGCCGCAGTCCCTTTATGTACATGTCAGCTCAGTGTTCAGttgggtttgtttgtttgtttgtttgtttgtttgtttgtttgtttgtttgtttgtttggatgtGCCATGGATGGCTCCATGGATACCAGAACTTAGTCCATGCGGCAAGCTGtacatattttcaaaaagaaagCAGCCTTATGAGTTGTAAATGTGCACAGTTATGGGCAAAACAATGGCAAAAAGCAGCACACAACACTACAAACAGTGTTGCGGGATTTGGCTGACAATATGGCTGAAAACACTAAGGTAGGATTCAAAGAACTTTTTTCATATCAACACACATGAAATGGCTACAAAGTAGAACCCGAGGTCCCAGATATAGACCAATAAGTACCCAAAAAATACCTATTGTATAAAAGAGAATATAGTAGactttatacacacacacacacacacacacacacacacacacacacacacacacacacacatacaggactgtctcagaaaattagaatattttgATAGTCCTTTATTTTCTggaatgcaattaaaaaacaaaaattacatTACTAAAAGGCTTCCAATATTTCAGataatttgtaatgaatccagaatgtataacatttttcagaaaataaaaatctttatcacaatattccaattttctgagacagtcatatatatatatatatatatatatatatatagtgacACACAACTACTAGGAAAACCatatctttgttttgtttttcttctttcccaaTATTTCACTAACCCCAATGAAGAAAACACCTATATTAGTTGAGCACAAGTAGTAATATATATTTGGGCTATCCAATAGGTGCTGCAATATAAAATCTGATCCACTTTGACATGCAGTCTAATGTGTATTGACACAATGGATAGCAATAGATAAAAATGTGTGTCATAAACTGGAACACAATAAGGAGGGAAAATATTGATCAGCCCGTTGGAATTTGTGTTCTGCGTGGTGCGGTCAAGGTTGAGGTTAACGACACATTGATAGCACTTTAAGGGTGAACGTTAAAAAGGAAGTCAACCCAACCCAATTGTCTTTACAATAATACTATGTTGTATGTTCCCCTGTTAGTTTAAACACAGCCTTTTGATTACGATTCCATTGTGAAATTTGAAGCTGAACCGTGATATCTTAGCACCGAACAatcgtgatgtcatttttggttGAGTCAGTGGCAAAATGTCGTTCCTTGGAATGgatttaagaaagaaaatatatattttgctgATTAAGTCATATTTCACAGAcacaatatttattataatgcTGTGGTTAGCCTCGTACAAGGTGCATACAACATTCTTGTGAAGAGAATTTTGGGGTTGacttttgcattaaaaaaatttaaaacaatggGATAATcatgacatttgaaaatataataataataataataaaacaaagtccCTTTgatggtttctttttttttttttcttagctgTAACTCACCAACACAGAGCTGTGTTAAATGAACACCCTAAAATGGAGTATGTGTATACTGTAGCACAACTATATGTTCATGTAAAATACATGTTGTTTAAAGGTTTACCACATTAGTCTCGTGAGGTCATTCTTTTCACTACCTTACTCATCTGAAACCTTTCGGTGGGTTTTTCCATCAAGCCCTAATGTTGACCTGATATGTGTTTTAGAAGAGGAGGACAATGCAGTTAACATGGAAAccttgtatattgtgtacaacgttgttttatttaattttttttctggactcttttgttttactttggaaTGGTCAGTCACTACAGCACTTTCTGTAAATTGACCAATAAAACCCTGTTTTGGAATCTAGCCATCAATTTGCACATTGATCTTTTCGTATTTGGCATTAGATTCCCGTCAATCCATTTACGATAAGAACACAATTTACACATCACATTTTAGTCTATATGAAAGAAGCATATGAAGTGTAAGGGCCGTTTGACTCAAGAATGTTTGTTACATAAATATAATTGGCGTAGGACCAAAACGTCAATATCTAAATCCTGTGAATTTCATATCATTAATTATTTTGCTAATTATTGCTCTGAAGTGGTGGAAATGGCTTGCTCACTTTATtgatgtacacacacacgcacgctatATAATCCATAAATAAACATTACATATGCAGTACAGATTCATTCGTGGAAACCGCGCATTCACTAAGTGGAACGTAAcgtacaaaataatatttatgtCACCGTATCGAACTGAAAAAGGTTGCAACAACTAAAGATGACCAGAAGATGGGAGCAGTAGCCCAGTGCAAAACCGGTCTGCCTTGTTGCCAAATATTTGGTACATTGGGTTGATATGGGTgtggtaatattttttttttcccctaacaCAAATAGTGTTTGATGTGACTGGCTGTCTATTTTTCTAGAATATGATAACTGAACAAACATTACAACTTTTGCAGTGAGGGTTTATCAAATTGAATGCCACTAAAACGTGGTTGTGTTGCCAATGCCAAGGAAAGCCACAGTGAGTAACTTAAATCACGCATTCTTTGTTAAAGTTGGCCCTGAGATTTATTAAAAGTCGAtacaaaaatctgacacttTAAGGAGTATTGGAGGACTTTTAAAAGGTAAACACAAAGAACCACAAaaagtatgtatgtattaCTCTCCCAAGGCCAAGGTAAATCAAGTATCTCAGGAATTCTAAAACTAACATGGGGCGACATAAAACCAaaggaattttttattttagggtACTTGTGCAGCTGAGAATGGCTTGTGAAGTTGTATTTACTCAAATCACTTGCTTTTTCTTATCGTTTCATTGACGTGGCAAGAAACCTTTTAGCGTCAAAATTCTTATACTTTGTCTCATATCGCCATTTCAAATTGTAATCACACACGGATAGGTCTTTTGCTGGTGGGAGGAAGAATTTCCAAACCATCCTCTGTTGAATTGCTGATGATTTTCACTGCCCAGTTTCTTTTACCAGACACTCTTTaagacaggggggggggggggggggggggtagaatTGTATGGTTGTGTGAAAGTACATCATGAAATTGAGAGAGCACACATTGTAAGGAGGCGTAAGTTTTGCCAAGTTTATTGttattcacatttaaaatatgCTTATGACCTTAACGTTTTCCAATCCCTGCGAGATCATGCcctggagacaaaaaaaatctcaaaatatgTAGAGATAAAAATagttttaaaaagtattttaggGGTGAAACCCAAATTTAACACCATttaatggttaaaaaaaaaacagcacttaCAACTCTAAAAGTAACTAATGGTCAAATCGGTGATAGCGCATGGCCCTTTGAGTTCATCAAGTCTGTTAGAGGTTTCTATCaactgagaaagaaaaaatggaagTGGGAAGTAGGTAAGACTGCAAATCTATACAATATTTGGCTGCCTGCAGGTAGATACAGCAATTAAGGCCTTGAGGTATCTTCATTTGACTCATTTGCTTACGCCTGTGATTAGCAgaagacatttcatttaatcGCATTCATAAAATCCTATAATCCTTTCCACGAAGAAACAGgagaataaaaacattgcatcATATTCATGCTTATCTTCTAGTCACAGTCAACGCCCTTGTTGACGTTTTCAGCAGATATCTGGGGTTTTAATCAAGTTCAATTGGAAGGGTCGCAGTGAGAGTAACAGGTGAACAGTACCTCCCACGTTGGAGTTCCAGTGAGAGTGTGCGGGCGGACTTTGTCACTGGTACTGGAGGTAGTTCTTGAGAGTCTGAGGCAGCGGGAGCGTGTCGATGTGATGGATGCGCTCCCTACCCAGAGTCAGGCGAGCTACTCTTCTACATAGCTCCATGAGTGGGAGGGGTTCCGctgtaaaagagaaaaatggtTAGGATCCAAGTGCTGGTACCAACAACACGAACAACAAGAGACGTGAACTGCGTCATCATCTcattgtaaatatttggaCCAGGCCATCTGATTAAACGCTGATACAATATTTTTCTTCAGACAGTAAATGCTGTTCCACAAGTATGGCTAGCAAGTAAAGGACATCGCTTCATGGCAAACAAAAAGACTAGAAGAAATGTAAAGGAATGTATAAGAAATGTAATGCTAACTAAAACGTACTGCTTGAATAAAAAGTTAAACTAATCACGTCATACTTTTGGGTATTGTTGTGtccatgtttttgtattttgaaatgttatcttttttgcaaaattaaacaaatactAAAGAACAAAGTTCGGTAAAACAATCAAGAGTGCTGCTcatatttcatattattttgttgttttatgttgGGAACTTTTACCCATTATGTATAttcttgaaaataaatcagaatttgtttttctgccaAATATCCAAATCAGCCAAAATATCAGTCATGCCCTAgtacatgtattttttgttcataCAAATTCCAAAACCACACATCGCCACTATTAACAACCaagtaaaacacaaacagtaaGAAAAACAAGATAGGTGTCatttatatgaaaaaaaaaaaagagagaaaaaaaagttaaatggGGTTCACTCGAATACAAAAGAGGACAGCAGTAACGAAGTTGGTGGAATGTTCCCTTTCACTGGTCGCTTTCCTTCAGTTTAATTGGTTGACTAAGCATTTTGTCATTAGCTGAAATGCCACAAGGCTTGTTGTCATGGAGACGGTTAATACTGTATAacaatacaacaataacaaattgGACTGCTGGGACTTTAGATGGCACGAGTAGCGTTTCCTTTTTCTGACATGGATTCGCTCCTGCAGGCAGGCCTTTATACATTCTTACATCACTGGTTGTTCCAGACCGCAGCCAAATACATCACGTATACAATAGGCCAAAGTGACCTTTATCAGAGGTAGCCAAATCTTCCAAATTCCCCTCCCTTTTCCTCCGGTCGTGCTTTCATGCACCATGATATCCAGGGGCTCCGCTGCTCAGTGTAAGCCAGTGGTGTTGGGTCACCAAAAAcagatgaaaatgacaaaaacaaaggcaaaacGACAGAGTCTGACCACCACCGAGTGGACCACCTGTGTTGTGCCACCTAGGTAAAAAGATGTTAAATGCTGCAGAGTGTGGCATTTACTGATGTTGGTGCTCCAATCCTTAATTAATAGATCAATCACCATGTGGGGAGAGAGAAGGTTTTTGAGacacatacagtatgtatagTGTAACTCAAGAGAAAGGGGGGGTGTTTGATAAAGAGTGgggaacaaaatgttttttcaacgGCTGCACGTCTGATATCCCCAGGAAGCTATTGCAGTTttccaaaaaatacaatatcagCCATCACTTTGCCACAAAGCATGCAAACTATGCTAGACGCTAGAACGGGCGGCTACTGCATGGAGGTTGGCGGCTACTATACAGACTGCAGAATGTTTTTTCATTGACAACTACGACTCGAGCATTGCAACAATGTTCGAAATTGTGCAATTTGTTGGGTAACAATATGTTTTATGTTGTTGAACGTGATGCCGTTGAAGCAAAGCTGACACAAAATGCAGGGCAGGGGGAGTAGAGGATAGTATGAGGACCATCAGGATTACATCGTTAAACTTTTGCATGGTGATCAACTTGTGCACATTGAAaaccttaaaaaaagagagaaggtCAACAATGCACAAATAATCCCATGGCAACCGGGTTTAAAGATGAGGGGcagtcaaaatgtttattgGTGGATACCCTTCCAAAAAAGGAATTCAATCACAACATCCAATGATAGTCAtttccaaaatggctgacaggAAGTTGATGCATTCAAACATTTATATTGTACTAGTATTTTAATTCGGGGAAATTGAACAGGGCTCTTTACCTTTTGACTGCCCCTCATGACTAGCTCGTCTTTGTGTTGACGGAGATGAACTTACGATCTAGTCCGTTGACGTAGCGAATCGTCACTTCACAGTGTCCCCACACAGCACTGACAATGGGATACAGTCGCTTGCCTTTTAACCCTCGAAAAGCCACTCCCAAATACTGTCCGTCCACCATGAAGCTCAATGAGCCCTCATCCATATCAAGTATTACTGCCAGGGAGTCTGGGAGCACAAAGGACTCATCTGGCTCAAGGAAGCAAGGGTATGTGGGAGTTGTCGAAGAAACGGGGTGATTCTTTCCATCGTGGTAGAGTCTGTTTCGACCCAGGTCCCAGCCCCAGGATTCGGAATCTGATCCCACCAAGGCGGTGTATCCCACTGAGTGTAAAGGTGCTTCGACTGTGGCCACTCCTACAACGGCATGAGTGCCTCTCTGTCTGGCTGGCCAGTGTATACTCCAAACATGGAGGCCCCTAGTGTAGCCCACTTTGCCTCGGATACAGTCTGTGCTCTGGGCTACTGGGTGTCGGTGGAACGTCAGCTTCTCGTCTTCTTTGACAAAGACGTTGAGAGACCGATCATCGGGATTCCAGGCGTGGCGTAGCTGAGTCTCGGCACTGGCCGGGGGCATGTCCAGCAGTAAATCCAGTCTGGGTGGCCGGCAGAAATCTGGACCTCGCGGTCCTTGTCGCACGGGGCTGTATGAAGGCTCCCCGTCCACTGACTTAATGCTCACTGCAATCTTCTGGCCCATAGTGAGGTGGTCTTAAGGGAAAGAGAGGATAAGGGGAGGGGATGAATGCACTAAGGATCCTAATAATTAAGTGGTATATCCTGACGTTAACTCATTTGGCATGGATATAGTCAACTCTTCTACCAGGGGGTATGTGACTCCTGAAACACAGACACAGCATAAATCTGTGAACGGATTGTGCAatccatacaaaacaaaatgagatgGTGTATTTCTAAATCCAGGTAAGCACTTTTAAGATAAGTAATATTCCCACTCAcaatttaaatgacaaatgtgcATCATCAAACTTTACCTTTCTCCTTGCAGAGCACACACAAAGACTCCAAAATAATTTACTTCAGGGGTGTGCTTCAGTTTGGTCCTCAagagcctgttttaggtgtaGCCCTGTGACAACACACCCGATTCAAATAATcggctcatcagcaagctttGCAAAAGCCTGATAACAATGCTAATGTTTTGAATCGGGTCTAGagatacatctaaaacaggctggataggCGCTCTCGAGAACTGGACTTGGGTATCCCTGATTTATGTACATACTACTTGCACACTAACATGCATTTTTTGGTAACAttgtggaaagaaaaagattcTAATTCTAATATACATAATTCCGCATATTATCTCAGCCTTTTCTTCTGCCCCTTGGATACAGTACACCATGTGGCTTTCCCATAAGCTCTGGCCCAGCTGTGCTGCTCAATCCCCTGTAGTTTTTTCGCAAAGGAATCTGTGTTACTCTTCGAGTTGTACAGCAAAATATATAAGGGCAGcccaaaacaaatgacactttAGTTACTGTTAATGTTTCTAATATAAATCTATATTGGGATGATGAATGACAATCCACTGATCACAAAATGATACTCAATTCTGTTCAACATCAATATAGCTAGTGCTAGTGATGTTTAATAAGGATTTTTAATAAAGACAGAGGATTGTCACATTGAAATCGCTTTCAGAATTTCAGGGTCGGAAATAGATCGAGAGACTCCAAAAGCCCGTTGGAACACTAACACGCAGGCAAAACTCGGGACATAAGTTCAGCAATATTTAAGCCAAGAGAGAAATGGGAACCCTGAGAAGATATCGCAAGACAGAAAgcaccgtaaaaaaaaaaaaaaaacatcaagtgGCCTGTGAAACGACAGCTTACCATGAAAGCATTGCACCGAGCAGTCAGGAGTCTTTCACACAGAAATGTGAACACACAATCATAGCTGCCAAGTGAAAGAGTGGGAAAACAGTTCTCAGTCCAAAAGGGGGTCAGTAAACAGTCAACAGCAAGATGATTGTGGGATAGGGCACAGACAGCAaagagtgtgcgtgcgtgcgtgcgtatggGCGTGCACTTGTATGAGTCAGTAAGTTCCAGCTTGTGACGCAAGGATGGAGAAAAAGCCTGGCTTCCCAGTTTACAAGAAAACAGCTGCtgaaggagacagccaaggaagAAAGGTGAAGAGGAGCCAGGGCTTATAGAGGAGCACACGTTTAGTCCCGAAGCAGCTACTCCACAACCCCTTCAAAATTGGCAGCACATAAGATGCAGAACGCTAGAGTCAAGATTTTGTCTCCTGCCCCCTTGCAAACATACACTTGCAGAGGGGGGACCTTGTTATTTCCAAAGTACACAAGGGTTTCAGCTTGAGCCGCTCAAGCACGCTGACATAAATTAGATGAGTGACGATGTCAGCACAATAGCAATAATTGCTTTCAACATGTGTGTACGTGAACAGTGTGTCTTTGGTGTTAAACTTCACGCAGGGGTTACAGCTAATGGCAGGGAACAGCAAATTTGTCCGAAAATCGCTGCATTGGATAGCCAGTGTGAAAGAAACTTCTCAGAGATGCACTGACAGCTAAAGGCAGCAAATGCAACCGAGGCAGACAGACAAAATGGGGTGTCACTTTTAACTGCGATTGCAGTTGAAAGTCACCCTGAAAAACATTGAAGAACTACTTTatgattatttatataattttgTTGAGTTTCAAAAGGGTAAGAATTGTTTTCTACCGATACTGAGCTTGCAAAAGCAAATTATTTTGCTTTAATAATTTTTACATGAGCAACTTGTCGAAGCAGATGGTTACCTCGATGTTTGCCCGTAGAATTCTCAGGTACAGTTCTGAATGCATAGTTTAAGGATGGTGAGTCACCCTGGAACAGACgaaaaatacataatttaGAGGTTTCAAGGTTTAACTTTGTTATAAATAATTCAAGTATTCAACACGTAATGTTTTGTCAAGAAGTGGTGACATTGAGAGGCAAGCAGGGAATGTGAATTATATCAACTTTTCACCTCATAAAACCAAAGTaacagattttttatttatttatttatttatactaaAGTTGCACAatgcttacttttttttatttaaaaaaaaaaaaacttgactgGGCAGACATCCTTAACATTTCAATCCAAGAAACAAGAAGTGTCCAAAGCAGCTACAATTGCTTCCATCAGTTAATCCGTCTGACCATCTGCTGGTACAGCCACACAAAATACCATTTGATATGGACGATAGCCTGGCCAGGGGGTGCTAGGCAGATGGTGTGCTTAAATCCAAAGTATTTAATTAAATGACATCTTTACCCAAACCAGTAATTAACTTGAACAAGATTTGAAGACAAACATGATAAACTGGAATGGAATACATGAAAACAGTGGTCACAAAATTAATTATATATTAAGACAAATGTACTGTAACTACTGCAACTACGAAACCAACTTTCAAAACTGCCATTGCTGTGCCCGTGAGTCTTGTATGAATGTAAAACACAGTGGTGCCATGAGCTAtactttataaaataaaaatacaataacataaCTAAATAGACTATAAAACTTAAACAGTTTGAGTATCATAATTTAATGCTGCTATCCAATTGATGGTGCTCCTCTTGCAAGTGTCCGTCTTGGCCACTCGGGGGCAGTATCGTACTGAGCAGTCAAGCACAGACAAAGAGGAATATGTATGTCATACATACAGATACCTACACTTCTTAAACTTTCTTTCGGGTAACCAGATGTcattaataaatatttattttatatattttattctataCACTCACTGACGCGTGAAATGCTAGATAATTAATTTGGACTGGCGTGTTCATTTAACATGATCAGTGTCTTCACGTGGATAAAGATGAtcataaatagataaaatcaTTGAATTAAAAGTTATTAGAGCAAAAGTATTATTTGCTGCCCTACTCCACTCCCCACTAACGAGGAATATGACTCACAACAAACTTCCTGTTTGCTTACACGCGCAACAAAACACGCTCAACTGGTACATGCCGAAAGTATGCATCTGTCTTCAGATATCGGAAAATGTTTTAGCCTTGTTAATGCTACGATTTGttgaaggacaaaaaaaaaaaaaaaaacactaacacG
This genomic interval carries:
- the LOC119133093 gene encoding SPRY domain-containing SOCS box protein 4-like isoform X2; protein product: MGQKIAVSIKSVDGEPSYSPVRQGPRGPDFCRPPRLDLLLDMPPASAETQLRHAWNPDDRSLNVFVKEDEKLTFHRHPVAQSTDCIRGKVGYTRGLHVWSIHWPARQRGTHAVVGVATVEAPLHSVGYTALVGSDSESWGWDLGRNRLYHDGKNHPVSSTTPTYPCFLEPDESFVLPDSLAVILDMDEGSLSFMVDGQYLGVAFRGLKGKRLYPIVSAVWGHCEVTIRYVNGLDRKFISVNTKTS
- the LOC119133093 gene encoding SPRY domain-containing SOCS box protein 4-like isoform X1, whose translation is MGQKIAVSIKSVDGEPSYSPVRQGPRGPDFCRPPRLDLLLDMPPASAETQLRHAWNPDDRSLNVFVKEDEKLTFHRHPVAQSTDCIRGKVGYTRGLHVWSIHWPARQRGTHAVVGVATVEAPLHSVGYTALVGSDSESWGWDLGRNRLYHDGKNHPVSSTTPTYPCFLEPDESFVLPDSLAVILDMDEGSLSFMVDGQYLGVAFRGLKGKRLYPIVSAVWGHCEVTIRYVNGLDPEPLPLMELCRRVARLTLGRERIHHIDTLPLPQTLKNYLQYQ